In a single window of the Bacteroidales bacterium genome:
- the era gene encoding GTPase Era has translation MTHKAAFVNIIGNPNTGKSTLMNQFVGEKLSIITSKSQTTRHNIKGIVNGENFQLVFSDTPGVLKPHYKLQESMLKYSETALVDADVIIYVTDIYEKVDKNQEFLVKVKNSKVPVLLVLNKIDLSSQEDIEKHVKKWQELLPQAEIFPTSALNNFNVKNIFNRILELTPESPPFFPKDQLTDRTERFFVSEIIREKILIRYKKEIPYSVEVDVEEFKESEDIIRIRSIIYVERKSQKGIIIGHKGNAIKHVGIDARKDIEAFFEKKVFLELFVKVADDWRSKSKDLKRFGY, from the coding sequence ATGACTCACAAAGCAGCGTTTGTAAATATCATCGGAAATCCTAACACAGGAAAGTCCACATTGATGAATCAATTTGTAGGTGAAAAATTATCAATAATAACTTCAAAATCTCAAACTACAAGGCATAATATAAAAGGCATAGTAAACGGAGAGAATTTTCAATTAGTTTTTTCTGATACTCCGGGAGTTTTAAAACCGCATTACAAATTACAGGAATCTATGTTAAAATATTCGGAAACAGCCTTGGTTGATGCCGATGTAATTATTTATGTAACAGACATCTATGAAAAAGTTGATAAAAATCAAGAATTTCTGGTAAAAGTAAAGAATTCAAAAGTTCCGGTTTTGCTTGTTTTAAATAAAATAGACCTGTCAAGTCAAGAAGACATTGAAAAACATGTAAAAAAATGGCAAGAATTATTGCCGCAAGCAGAAATATTCCCGACATCGGCACTTAATAATTTCAATGTAAAAAATATCTTTAACAGAATTTTAGAACTGACTCCGGAATCTCCTCCGTTTTTTCCGAAAGACCAATTAACAGATCGTACAGAGCGTTTTTTTGTTTCAGAAATTATCAGAGAAAAGATATTAATAAGATATAAAAAGGAAATCCCTTACTCTGTAGAAGTGGACGTTGAAGAGTTTAAAGAGAGCGAAGATATTATCAGAATAAGAAGCATTATTTACGTTGAACGTAAATCACAGAAAGGGATTATTATCGGGCATAAAGGAAATGCAATAAAACATGTAGGTATTGATGCCAGAAAAGACATTGAAGCATTCTTTGAAAAAAAAGTCTTTCTCGAACTTTTTGTTAAAGTTGCCGATGATTGGCGATCAAAATCTAAAGACTTAAAACGTTTCGGATATTAA
- a CDS encoding lytic transglycosylase domain-containing protein, which yields MKKITSTILITFSIIGIISLFIFAKDYLKSDKPYNDLRDSTYSVYALPVPDSVTFAGELVPLENFDVREALDKELHKITYWHSETFLYFKKAHRYFPAIEKVLAENNIPDDFKYLAIAESGLSDVVSPAKATGFWQFMKKTAISYGLEVNNEIDERYNILKSTKAACRFLKDARRKYKDWALVAASYNMGQGNLDKQIQKQDSKSYYDLLLNSETSRYVYRIIAFKLILSNPQDYGFKFRKKDLYPQISTYEVKLDSTVTDFAAYAKHFNTNYKMLKYFNPWLRDSFLTNKYKKTYTIILPEKNARNKNYFINIQDSDIIINSINY from the coding sequence ATGAAAAAAATAACATCAACTATATTGATAACTTTTTCAATTATCGGAATAATTAGTTTATTCATCTTTGCAAAAGATTATTTAAAATCAGACAAACCTTATAATGACTTGAGAGACAGCACATACTCGGTATATGCTTTACCTGTCCCTGATAGTGTAACGTTTGCAGGAGAACTTGTTCCTCTTGAGAATTTTGATGTAAGAGAAGCTCTTGATAAAGAATTGCATAAAATCACTTATTGGCACTCGGAAACTTTTCTGTATTTTAAAAAGGCACACAGATATTTTCCTGCCATAGAAAAAGTTCTCGCTGAAAATAATATTCCGGATGATTTTAAATATTTGGCAATAGCTGAAAGCGGATTAAGTGATGTTGTTTCTCCTGCAAAAGCAACCGGTTTCTGGCAATTTATGAAGAAAACGGCAATAAGTTACGGATTAGAAGTTAATAACGAAATTGATGAACGCTACAATATATTAAAGTCAACAAAAGCCGCTTGCAGATTTCTTAAAGATGCCCGCAGAAAGTATAAAGATTGGGCACTTGTGGCCGCATCTTATAATATGGGACAAGGTAATTTGGATAAACAGATTCAAAAACAAGACAGCAAGAGTTATTATGATTTGTTATTAAATTCGGAAACTTCAAGATATGTGTACAGAATTATTGCATTTAAATTAATCTTGAGCAACCCGCAAGACTACGGATTTAAATTCAGGAAGAAAGATTTATATCCGCAAATATCAACTTATGAAGTTAAACTTGATTCAACTGTTACTGATTTTGCAGCTTATGCTAAACATTTCAATACTAATTATAAAATGTTGAAATATTTTAACCCTTGGTTGAGAGACAGCTTTTTAACAAATAAATATAAGAAGACTTATACAATAATACTTCCTGAAAAAAATGCAAGAAATAAGAATTATTTTATTAACATACAGGATTCTGATATAATTATTAATTCTATAAATTATTAG
- the hydA gene encoding dihydropyrimidinase: MNLLIKNGTIVTSEMTFVSDILIKNGLIYDIGTNLKKQDAGLIDATGKYIFPGGIDPHVHMHLPTPAGFSSDDFYTGSKAALFGGTTTIIDFVTPRKGQNLIEALSERKKEAETSLIDYSFHVSPVDWHDNIENEINEVIKEGVTSFKVYMAYKDSVGLEDDILQKVMKAVANAGGIITVHAENGDEIEELRDKYAEQGNLSPEFHALSRPNRTEADAVKKVIQFAEQTNCKVYIVHVSAKESVEHIRKAQNKGLKIFAETCPQYLLLNDSKLKSDFKNAAKFVFSPPVRKKEDNNALWKALSDNTIQTVGTDHCPFNFDQKKIGISDFRNIANGAGGVEHRMSLLFTYGVLTNKISLNRFVKITSTNAAKIFCLYPKKGEIAIGSDADLIIRDTKSQETISVETHHQNCDLNIYEGVTIKGKPEFVIKRGEIVVNKSTLNSEIINSEFLKRRL, from the coding sequence ATGAATCTGCTGATTAAAAACGGTACTATTGTTACTTCTGAAATGACATTTGTTTCGGATATCTTAATTAAGAACGGATTAATTTATGATATTGGAACTAATCTGAAAAAACAAGACGCCGGACTTATTGATGCAACAGGAAAATACATCTTTCCGGGAGGGATTGACCCTCATGTACATATGCATCTTCCTACACCTGCCGGATTTTCTTCCGATGATTTTTATACGGGAAGTAAAGCAGCTTTATTCGGCGGAACAACAACAATAATTGATTTTGTTACTCCTCGAAAAGGTCAAAATCTAATTGAAGCTTTATCAGAAAGAAAAAAAGAAGCTGAAACATCCTTAATTGATTACAGTTTTCATGTTTCTCCTGTTGATTGGCACGATAATATTGAAAATGAAATAAATGAAGTTATTAAAGAAGGTGTAACATCTTTTAAGGTTTACATGGCTTATAAAGACAGTGTCGGTCTGGAAGATGATATTTTACAGAAAGTTATGAAAGCTGTTGCAAATGCCGGAGGGATAATTACTGTTCATGCAGAAAACGGAGATGAAATTGAGGAATTAAGAGACAAATATGCAGAACAAGGAAATTTAAGTCCTGAATTCCATGCACTTTCAAGACCAAACAGGACGGAAGCAGATGCAGTTAAAAAAGTTATTCAGTTTGCCGAACAAACAAATTGTAAAGTTTATATTGTGCATGTATCTGCAAAAGAAAGTGTTGAACATATCAGAAAAGCACAAAATAAAGGATTAAAAATATTTGCTGAAACCTGCCCGCAATATCTTTTACTTAATGATTCAAAATTAAAAAGTGATTTTAAAAATGCTGCAAAATTTGTTTTCAGTCCGCCTGTAAGAAAAAAAGAAGATAATAATGCCCTTTGGAAAGCTTTGTCAGATAACACTATTCAAACAGTCGGGACAGATCATTGTCCTTTTAATTTTGACCAAAAAAAAATTGGGATAAGTGATTTCAGAAATATAGCTAACGGAGCCGGAGGAGTTGAACATCGAATGTCTTTGCTGTTTACTTACGGTGTATTAACAAATAAGATCAGTCTGAATCGGTTTGTAAAAATTACTTCAACAAATGCAGCAAAGATTTTTTGTTTATATCCGAAAAAAGGAGAAATTGCGATAGGTTCTGATGCTGATCTTATAATCCGGGATACTAAGTCTCAAGAAACAATTTCTGTTGAAACACATCATCAAAATTGCGACTTAAATATATATGAAGGGGTAACAATAAAAGGAAAACCGGAATTTGTCATAAAAAGAGGCGAGATAGTCGTTAATAAGAGTACATTAAATTCAGAAATAATTAATTCTGAATTTTTAAAACGAAGATTATGA
- a CDS encoding amidohydrolase family protein produces MIILKNATFINWKTLDFKQTNILVEAGLNGKIKFVEDANVENADVIDCTGKIVTKSFAVGHHHVYSALARGMGAPKKTPENFCEILKYIWWTLDKSLDKDMIEASALATAIACAKAGSAFVIDHHASPNYISGSLDIIADAFERVGVGHLLCYEITDRDGLDKASQGLQETENYLQNNQGLIGLHASFTVGNESMKKAAGLMQKYNSGFHIHVAEDRYDQDHSLINYGKRVIERLDDYDILNSSKTILGHCLHLSENERSVIRNSNAWVVQNTESNLNNNVGYFNAKDLGDNLMLGTDGMHSDMIRSAQQAFFVGQGFDTIDYPRVYQRFRNVHHYLEKNNFKGDGENNLVVMDYKSPAPISKDNFLGHFVFGFNLNDIQHVISDGKLIVKDKIVQTVNEKEIMKFAQEQAVRLWERMSK; encoded by the coding sequence ATGATAATTTTAAAAAACGCAACTTTCATCAATTGGAAAACACTCGATTTTAAACAAACTAATATCCTTGTTGAAGCCGGCCTTAACGGTAAGATAAAATTTGTTGAAGATGCAAATGTCGAAAATGCAGATGTTATTGATTGTACAGGCAAGATTGTTACCAAATCTTTCGCAGTAGGGCATCATCATGTATATTCTGCATTGGCAAGAGGTATGGGTGCACCAAAGAAAACGCCTGAAAACTTCTGTGAAATACTGAAATATATTTGGTGGACTTTGGATAAATCGCTTGATAAAGATATGATTGAAGCAAGTGCTTTGGCTACTGCAATTGCTTGTGCAAAAGCCGGTTCTGCTTTTGTAATTGATCATCACGCTTCACCAAACTACATTTCCGGGTCTTTGGATATTATTGCTGATGCTTTTGAAAGAGTAGGAGTGGGTCATTTGTTATGTTACGAAATAACTGATCGTGACGGTTTGGATAAAGCATCGCAAGGTCTTCAGGAAACAGAAAACTATCTTCAAAATAACCAAGGGCTTATAGGTTTGCATGCTTCTTTTACCGTAGGAAATGAGAGCATGAAAAAAGCCGCCGGTTTGATGCAGAAATATAATTCGGGTTTTCACATTCATGTTGCAGAGGACAGATACGATCAAGATCATTCATTAATAAATTACGGAAAAAGAGTTATAGAAAGATTAGATGATTATGATATTCTGAATTCATCTAAAACTATTCTCGGACATTGCTTGCATTTATCTGAAAATGAACGATCTGTAATTAGAAATTCAAATGCTTGGGTAGTTCAAAACACAGAAAGCAATTTAAATAATAATGTAGGATATTTTAATGCAAAAGATTTGGGTGACAATTTGATGTTAGGAACTGACGGAATGCACAGTGATATGATTCGTTCCGCACAGCAAGCATTTTTTGTGGGACAAGGTTTTGATACAATTGATTATCCGAGAGTTTATCAACGTTTCAGAAATGTACATCATTATCTTGAAAAAAATAATTTCAAGGGAGACGGTGAAAATAATCTTGTAGTTATGGATTACAAATCTCCTGCACCAATCTCTAAAGACAATTTCCTCGGACATTTTGTATTCGGTTTCAATTTAAATGATATTCAACATGTAATTTCTGACGGAAAATTAATTGTTAAAGATAAAATTGTCCAAACCGTAAATGAAAAGGAAATAATGAAGTTTGCACAAGAGCAAGCTGTGAGGCTTTGGGAGAGAATGTCAAAATAG
- a CDS encoding peptide-methionine (R)-S-oxide reductase translates to MPYNKLTKEEQCIILNKGTEKPYTGKYYKHNENGTYNCKQCNAPLN, encoded by the coding sequence ATGCCATACAACAAACTAACAAAAGAAGAACAATGTATCATCCTGAATAAAGGAACAGAAAAACCATACACAGGTAAGTATTACAAACATAATGAAAACGGAACATATAATTGCAAGCAATGTAATGCACCTTTAAATTAA
- a CDS encoding ankyrin repeat domain-containing protein: MKIKVTLILLLSLIIMSSCVRNSKKKKKDEFIDSLKNSLMSDYEKELKVYFKDTVDFSKIEFSEDSVDIALFNLMLAGDDYSEMKLIENIEILINKGANPNAVIEYQYSVRKVGTYIPIIKHFYKKKYRTHTANSTAFHEAVNSGKINIVRKFTELKTDINAPSRSGVYPVDLAVSNDYFEILKLLKDNNCNFSVANLSLSKNIDIIEWMVAEGADAETIDINFAIEDTESLKRVLKLKPDLSKQEINYETVFNNEKILDILLEAGMGDGVRGKFPNECPLIYGAVRYGDLNTIKKLKKYGLNIHAKCRQGSSETPVLYVVKLQKKDILEYYLFEENSNPNQKDWTKRSALLFAVNTDNDEIIKLLLKAGANLEYSGYFSKSPLMHAVDYDRYISAQTLIEAGANVNFISKHNRTPLILSVKKKNFPMIKLLVENGADKKKLYKGLTLSQYAKSVEAPAMIIQYLEEIEK, translated from the coding sequence ATGAAAATAAAAGTTACATTAATATTGTTGTTGAGTTTGATTATTATGAGTTCTTGTGTTAGAAATTCAAAAAAAAAGAAGAAAGATGAATTTATTGACAGTCTTAAGAATTCTTTAATGTCTGATTACGAAAAAGAATTAAAAGTATATTTTAAAGACACAGTTGATTTTTCGAAGATTGAATTTTCAGAAGATTCTGTTGATATTGCTCTTTTTAATCTCATGTTAGCCGGTGATGATTATTCTGAAATGAAACTCATCGAAAATATTGAAATTCTTATTAATAAGGGTGCAAATCCGAATGCAGTTATTGAATATCAGTATTCTGTAAGAAAAGTAGGGACATATATACCTATTATTAAGCATTTTTACAAAAAAAAATACCGAACACATACAGCTAATTCAACTGCTTTTCATGAAGCCGTTAATTCAGGAAAAATCAATATCGTCAGGAAGTTCACAGAATTAAAAACAGATATTAATGCACCTTCAAGAAGTGGTGTATATCCCGTTGATTTAGCTGTCAGCAATGATTATTTTGAAATATTAAAATTATTGAAAGATAACAACTGTAACTTTTCAGTTGCAAATCTTTCTTTAAGTAAAAATATTGATATTATTGAATGGATGGTAGCAGAAGGTGCTGATGCTGAAACAATTGATATTAATTTTGCAATTGAAGATACTGAAAGTTTGAAGAGAGTATTGAAACTTAAACCTGATCTTTCAAAACAAGAGATTAATTATGAAACTGTTTTTAATAATGAAAAAATATTGGATATTTTGTTGGAAGCAGGTATGGGAGATGGTGTAAGGGGTAAGTTTCCGAATGAATGCCCGCTTATATACGGTGCTGTAAGATACGGTGATTTAAACACAATAAAAAAGTTAAAAAAATACGGTTTAAATATTCACGCTAAATGTAGGCAAGGATCATCAGAAACGCCGGTTTTATATGTTGTAAAACTCCAAAAGAAAGATATTTTAGAGTATTATTTATTTGAAGAAAACTCTAATCCCAATCAAAAGGATTGGACTAAAAGGTCTGCTCTTTTATTTGCCGTAAATACAGATAATGACGAGATTATTAAATTACTTCTTAAAGCAGGTGCAAATTTGGAGTATTCAGGTTATTTCAGCAAGTCGCCTTTAATGCATGCTGTTGATTATGACCGGTATATTAGTGCTCAAACATTAATTGAAGCCGGAGCAAATGTTAATTTCATTAGTAAACACAACAGAACCCCGCTGATATTATCTGTTAAGAAAAAAAACTTTCCTATGATAAAATTATTGGTTGAAAACGGTGCTGATAAAAAAAAACTTTATAAAGGATTAACACTCAGTCAATATGCAAAAAGTGTTGAAGCACCGGCAATGATAATTCAATATTTAGAGGAAATTGAAAAGTAA
- a CDS encoding ATP-binding protein, protein MKEILQYLKAINYWEAKPNYNTGFIRSSYLNVLENALGNKLIKVIVGQRRSGKSYIVRQFIELLIDKRETNHRNIFYLNKELFEYETIKTASDLSELIKLYEKEYKPKGKIYIIIDEVQNILDWEKLIVSLAQNPVKKYEVIITGSNSHLLSGELASLLSGRYLLTEVLPFIYNEYLDFFSLENKKENFIKYITTSGLPEIYNLNSQDVQRNYFQSLKDTVLLKDIMYRHKIRDYVLLGDLFLFIIHNVGNMTSIPSIIKYFKSKNRKADYSTISNYISYMEEAFILHQAPRYSIKNKELLSGEKKYFINDMGFRNYLYPHLIKDIGVILENIVYLHLRKAAYDIKLGYESNFEIDFYATKSNSAKYIQVAYLLSSEKTIKREFGALEKIKDNFPKYVVSMDDIKIQTSAGIIHERIWDFVYRLNQ, encoded by the coding sequence ATGAAAGAGATTTTACAATATTTAAAAGCAATCAATTATTGGGAGGCTAAACCAAACTATAATACAGGCTTTATTCGGAGTTCATACCTGAATGTTTTAGAAAATGCATTAGGAAATAAACTTATAAAGGTCATTGTAGGGCAAAGGCGTTCAGGGAAAAGCTATATTGTCAGACAATTTATTGAATTATTAATAGATAAAAGAGAAACTAATCATAGAAACATCTTTTATCTTAATAAAGAATTATTTGAATATGAAACAATAAAAACCGCATCTGATCTTTCCGAATTAATTAAGTTGTATGAAAAGGAATATAAACCGAAAGGGAAAATATATATAATAATTGATGAAGTACAAAACATATTGGATTGGGAAAAATTAATTGTCTCACTCGCACAAAATCCGGTAAAAAAGTATGAAGTAATAATAACCGGTTCAAACTCTCACTTATTATCAGGTGAATTAGCAAGTTTATTATCAGGCCGTTATCTGTTGACAGAAGTTCTGCCGTTTATATATAATGAATATTTAGATTTCTTTTCATTAGAAAACAAAAAGGAAAATTTCATTAAATACATAACAACAAGCGGACTTCCTGAAATTTATAACTTAAACTCACAAGATGTACAAAGAAATTATTTTCAATCTTTAAAAGATACGGTTTTACTTAAAGATATTATGTACCGACACAAAATCAGAGATTATGTTTTACTTGGCGATTTATTCTTGTTTATAATTCATAATGTCGGTAATATGACATCAATACCGTCAATTATTAAATACTTTAAAAGCAAAAACAGAAAAGCTGATTATTCTACAATATCAAACTATATTTCATATATGGAAGAAGCATTTATTCTTCATCAAGCACCGAGATATTCAATAAAAAACAAAGAACTGTTGTCGGGTGAGAAAAAATACTTTATAAACGATATGGGATTTCGCAATTATCTTTATCCTCACCTTATCAAAGATATTGGTGTAATCTTGGAAAATATAGTCTATTTGCATTTAAGAAAAGCAGCTTATGATATTAAGTTGGGATATGAAAGTAATTTTGAGATTGATTTTTATGCAACAAAAAGCAATTCTGCCAAGTATATTCAAGTAGCCTATCTTCTGTCATCTGAAAAAACAATAAAGAGAGAGTTTGGAGCATTAGAAAAAATTAAAGATAATTTTCCCAAATATGTGGTAAGTATGGATGATATTAAAATACAAACATCAGCAGGAATAATCCATGAAAGAATTTGGGATTTTGTGTATAGATTAAACCAATGA
- a CDS encoding ATP-binding protein encodes MIKRHIEDTIFKRLFKDKAIIIFGSRQTGKTTLLKTIAERYNDEYLWLNGDIEDVHIMFKNASPAKLKRIIGKNKLVFIDEAQRIKNIGLSIKMIVDELKDVQVIATGSSAFELANEVNEPLTGRKYEYFLYPLSYQELEQHYGMLDEKRLLEHRLIYGSYPETIMKIGEEKETLNLISNSYLYKDLFIYEKIKKPTLLKKLLQALALQIGSEVSYNELAQLIGADKATIEKYIDLLEKTFVIYKLSALSRNVRNEIKRGKKIYFYDNGIRNSLIANYTLLDQRTDKGALWENYFISERIKFINYYNFYSNIYFWRTTRQQEIDYIEERDGILHAFEIKWNANKKVKFPKTFTEAYPNSETIVINPHNYDEYLTL; translated from the coding sequence ATGATAAAAAGACATATTGAAGATACAATATTTAAAAGATTATTTAAAGATAAGGCAATAATAATTTTTGGCTCTCGTCAAACCGGAAAAACAACATTGCTCAAAACAATTGCAGAAAGATATAATGATGAATATCTTTGGTTAAACGGTGATATTGAGGACGTTCATATAATGTTTAAAAATGCTTCTCCTGCAAAATTAAAACGTATAATAGGAAAAAATAAATTAGTTTTTATTGATGAAGCTCAAAGAATAAAAAATATCGGTTTATCAATAAAAATGATTGTTGATGAATTGAAAGATGTTCAAGTTATTGCAACAGGCTCATCTGCATTTGAATTGGCAAACGAAGTTAATGAACCTCTTACAGGAAGAAAATATGAGTATTTTTTATATCCGCTTTCTTATCAAGAATTAGAACAACATTATGGAATGCTTGATGAAAAACGTCTTTTGGAACATCGTTTAATTTACGGTTCATATCCTGAAACTATTATGAAAATTGGAGAAGAAAAGGAAACTTTAAATTTGATTTCAAACAGTTATTTATATAAAGATTTATTTATTTATGAAAAAATAAAGAAACCTACTTTATTGAAAAAATTACTTCAAGCATTAGCTTTGCAAATAGGAAGTGAAGTTTCGTATAATGAACTTGCCCAACTCATCGGAGCCGATAAAGCTACTATTGAAAAATATATAGATTTGCTTGAAAAAACTTTTGTTATCTATAAATTATCTGCTTTGAGCAGGAATGTAAGAAATGAGATTAAAAGAGGTAAAAAAATATACTTTTATGATAACGGTATCAGAAACAGCCTGATAGCTAACTATACTTTGTTAGACCAAAGAACTGACAAAGGAGCATTATGGGAAAATTATTTTATAAGTGAAAGAATTAAGTTTATAAATTATTATAATTTTTATTCAAATATTTATTTTTGGCGAACAACAAGGCAACAAGAAATTGATTATATTGAAGAACGTGACGGAATTTTACATGCTTTTGAAATAAAATGGAATGCAAATAAGAAAGTTAAGTTCCCGAAAACTTTCACGGAAGCATATCCAAACTCTGAAACTATTGTTATTAACCCCCATAATTATGATGAATATTTAACTTTATAA
- a CDS encoding DUF2029 domain-containing protein encodes MINKIKSILSNYKIIILIFVLFALAASLQSLLSGTKTFHDDGIEYSHYNNYIIFEKSFDHLKENKDLYILYPEEHWDLYKYTPTFAAFFGIFAIFPDWIGLNLWNLFNAFILLIAVYYLPKISNFQKGLILIIILIELMTSMQNEQSNALIAGLLILAFGMLERDKFLFAALFIVFSVFIKLFGIVGFALFLFYPKKWKLVLYSLFWSILLLSVPLIFIDFNQYEFLILSFKNMLFNDHTISCGYSVMGWLNSWFGFTINKLIIVIIGVTVFLIPLYRFKEYKNYTFKFLTLTSILIWVVIFNHKAESPTFIIAMAGVSLWFVTSKKSKINIILFLSAFVLTSLSPTDIFPRFLREEFVKPYTLKAFPCILIWLKIIYDMITLKKNRILTEYNKADSYIYE; translated from the coding sequence ATGATAAATAAGATTAAATCAATATTATCAAATTATAAAATTATTATATTAATCTTCGTACTGTTTGCATTAGCAGCAAGTCTTCAATCTTTATTATCCGGAACTAAAACCTTTCATGATGACGGAATAGAATATAGTCATTATAATAATTATATAATTTTTGAAAAGTCTTTTGACCACCTTAAGGAAAACAAAGATTTATATATACTTTATCCTGAAGAACATTGGGATTTATATAAATATACACCGACATTTGCAGCATTTTTCGGAATATTTGCAATTTTTCCGGATTGGATCGGACTTAACCTTTGGAATCTTTTTAATGCTTTCATTCTTTTAATTGCTGTTTACTACTTGCCAAAAATTAGTAACTTTCAAAAAGGCTTAATCCTTATTATCATTTTAATTGAGTTGATGACGTCAATGCAAAATGAACAGTCTAATGCATTAATTGCCGGATTATTAATATTAGCCTTTGGCATGCTGGAAAGAGACAAGTTCTTATTTGCCGCACTTTTTATAGTATTTTCCGTGTTTATTAAATTATTTGGAATTGTTGGTTTTGCATTATTTCTGTTTTACCCAAAAAAATGGAAATTAGTTCTGTATTCTTTATTCTGGTCAATCTTACTTCTGTCTGTACCTTTAATTTTTATTGATTTTAATCAATATGAATTCTTGATTTTAAGTTTCAAAAATATGTTATTTAACGACCATACAATTTCCTGTGGATATTCAGTTATGGGTTGGCTTAATTCATGGTTTGGGTTTACAATAAATAAATTAATTATTGTAATTATTGGAGTTACAGTTTTTTTAATTCCGTTATACAGATTCAAAGAATATAAAAATTATACATTTAAGTTTTTGACATTAACATCTATTTTAATTTGGGTGGTAATATTTAATCACAAAGCTGAATCGCCTACATTTATTATTGCAATGGCCGGAGTTTCATTATGGTTTGTTACAAGTAAAAAAAGTAAAATCAATATAATTCTTTTTTTAAGTGCATTTGTATTAACATCTTTATCACCAACAGATATTTTTCCGAGATTTTTACGTGAAGAATTTGTGAAACCATATACACTTAAAGCTTTTCCGTGCATACTTATTTGGTTAAAAATTATATATGATATGATTACATTGAAAAAGAACAGAATATTAACGGAATACAACAAAGCAGACTCATACATATATGAATAA